Proteins found in one Aethina tumida isolate Nest 87 chromosome 1, icAetTumi1.1, whole genome shotgun sequence genomic segment:
- the LOC109609500 gene encoding calmodulin-like yields MDKISVLRKNVAEYRRVFNLLDKSRNNKVPIDDLKTMLTMLEQDFPDNCVQRFSQALDANGTGTFSYEDFLRIVVPELVNRDIYLQVFQLIDNKNKGYIDEGDLVSVMDMFGMVDEKVHVASILKEADLDNDGKITFDDFYEILNLKN; encoded by the coding sequence atggataaaatctCAGTTCTCCGTAAGAATGTCGCCGAATACAGGAGAGTATTCAATTTGCTCGACAAATCTCGCAACAACAAGGTACCGATCGATGACTTGAAAACGATGCTGACGATGCTGGAGCAAGACTTCCCCGACAACTGTGTGCAACGCTTTTCCCAAGCCCTGGACGCCAATGGCACCGGGACATTCTCCTACGAGGACTTCTTAAGGATCGTCGTGCCCGAGCTGGTGAACAGAGATATCTACTTGCAGGTCTTTCAGCTGATTGACAACAAGAATAAGGGCTACATCGATGAAGGGGATCTTGTCAGTGTCATGGACATGTTTGGAATGGTGGATGAGAAAGTGCACGTTGCTTCCATTCTAAAGGAAGCCGATTTGGACAATGATGGGAAAATTACTTTTGACGACTTctatgaaattttgaatttgaaaaattga
- the LOC109609496 gene encoding pyruvate dehydrogenase E1 component subunit beta, mitochondrial-like, which produces MALSHKGTFIFTHTALKSLIIETGKRLFANGGKMVTYRDALNTAIDEEMARDDRVFLLGEEVANYQGVYKVSKGLLEKYTAKRVIDTPITEMGFVGAAVGAAMAGLRPICEFMTYNFSMQAIDQVVNSAGKTLYMSGGFMNVPITFRGANGCGVGVAGQHSQCFASWYAHVPGLKVVAPYSSEDCRGLLKSAVRDPDPVVVLENEQQYNLSFNLSDAALGKDFLIPIGKAKVEVPGKDITICSFGRAMDATMNSVAELKKLGIEPEIINLRTLRPLDIETITKSVAKTHHLISVEQTWCTCGIGAEILASIMESEAFFYLDQPAQRLSGVDVPMPYAIALEAASVPTVADIVEMVQILLKKKSLKSLG; this is translated from the exons ATGGCACTATCACACAAGGGAACTTTCATTTTCACACACACAGCATTAAAATCACTCATAATTGAAACGGGCAAAAGACTTTTCGCAAATGGGGGCAAAATGGTAACATACAGAGACGCTCTCAATACTGCCATTGACGAAGAAATGGCAAGGGATGACAG AGTCTTTTTACTGGGAGAAGAGGTAGCAAACTACCAAGGCGTCTACAAAGTCTCCAAGGGCCTCCTAGAAAAGTACACGGCGAAGCGGGTGATCGACACCCCAATCACAGAGATGGGCTTCGTGGGCGCCGCCGTGGGCGCGGCGATGGCAGGCCTACGACCCATCTGCGAATTCATGACGTACAACTTTTCCATGCAGGCCATTGATCAGGTCGTAAATTCGGCGGGAAAAACTCTATACATGTCGGGCGGTTTCATGAACGTCCCCATCACCTTCAGAGGCGCCAACGGATGTGGCGTCGGAGTTGCTG GTCAGCACTCCCAATGTTTTGCGTCTTGGTACGCCCACGTGCCCGGCCTCAAAGTCGTCGCACCCTATTCATCCGAAGACTGTAGGGGGCTGCTCAAGTCGGCCGTGCGGGATCCCGATCCGGTGGTCGTTTTGGAGAACGAACAGCAGTACAACTTGTCGTTCAACCTGTCGGACGCCGCCCTGGGCAAGGACTTCCTCATACCGATAGGCAAGGCGAAGGTGGAGGTGCCCGGCAAAGACATAACGATCTGCAGCTTCGGCAGGGCGATGGACGCGACGATGAACAGTGTGGCGGAGCTGAAGAAGTTGGGCATCGAGCCGGAAATCATCAACCTGAGAACGTTAAGACCGCTGGACATCGAGACAATCACCAAGTCGGTGGCCAAAACGCATCATCTGATCTCGGTGGAGCAGACCTGGTGCACCTGTGGCATCGGCGCGGAGATTTTGGCTTCCATAATGGAAAGTGAGGCTTTCTTTTATCTGGATCAGCCGGCACAAAGATTATCAG GGGTGGATGTTCCAATGCCGTACGCAATTGCTCTGGAGGCAGCGTCGGTGCCAACGGTTGCCGATATCGTCGAAATGGTTCAGATCTTATTGAAGAAAAAGTCGTTGAAGTCCTTAGGTTAA